One genomic window of Gracilinema caldarium DSM 7334 includes the following:
- a CDS encoding methyl-accepting chemotaxis protein, with protein MNTACDATESLVKLIRLCNTAHQLDDNVLSLEQLAEHQATTAGSIHAGLESYLASLNKILGTQQASSEKLIENSETIVQWLDKEQDVSRLFKKSTKEVQSVWDEIRDISPSILKMIESIRSINNIFDLLHILSINTAIEASKFGDRGRAFAIIAKEMRKLADQSRSFIDSIKEQGTMVDTRVRQLVKNLSQSINSYTNLEHTVEVFLSDSMLVRDNTQVVYELIEQYKTLSETHIREWQQSVQQIKALEEIADTVLTRSKQIQSMADTLFSMIREETELASKTNTRFHARAIQEARELAMNIQTQDLYNRQILDKILTHWSSTHELFELLYILDSFGIQVSGNIYAPRYRALHHIDEGYGVDRSYKDYFSLPKKNMSPYVSSVYLSVATKALCITVSIPLLYEDRFNGVVCADVDLQYLSNFSYLGD; from the coding sequence ATGAACACAGCCTGTGATGCTACCGAATCTCTTGTTAAATTAATACGATTATGTAATACGGCCCATCAACTGGATGATAATGTGCTTTCCCTGGAACAACTGGCAGAACACCAGGCAACAACCGCTGGAAGCATTCATGCTGGTCTTGAATCCTACTTAGCTTCGTTAAACAAAATCCTCGGCACCCAACAAGCCAGTTCGGAAAAGCTTATAGAAAACAGTGAAACTATAGTGCAGTGGCTGGATAAAGAACAGGATGTATCCCGCCTCTTTAAAAAAAGTACCAAAGAGGTACAATCAGTTTGGGATGAAATCCGGGATATCTCTCCATCAATATTAAAAATGATAGAATCGATACGTTCGATCAATAACATTTTTGATTTATTACATATTCTTTCCATTAATACTGCTATTGAAGCTTCCAAATTCGGTGATCGAGGCCGAGCTTTTGCGATTATTGCTAAAGAGATGAGAAAGTTAGCAGACCAATCTCGTTCTTTTATCGATTCTATAAAAGAACAGGGGACCATGGTTGATACACGGGTCCGGCAATTAGTAAAGAACTTATCCCAATCGATCAACTCTTACACAAATCTAGAGCATACCGTGGAAGTATTCTTATCGGATAGTATGCTTGTACGGGATAATACGCAGGTAGTGTATGAATTAATAGAACAATATAAGACTTTGTCGGAAACACATATTCGAGAGTGGCAGCAGTCAGTACAGCAAATAAAGGCTTTAGAGGAAATAGCCGATACGGTGCTAACCCGTTCAAAGCAAATTCAGTCTATGGCGGATACCCTGTTTTCCATGATTAGGGAAGAGACCGAATTGGCAAGTAAGACCAACACCCGATTTCATGCCAGGGCCATACAGGAGGCCCGGGAACTTGCTATGAATATTCAGACCCAGGACCTGTATAATCGACAGATTCTGGATAAAATCCTGACTCACTGGAGCTCTACCCACGAACTTTTTGAACTCTTATATATTCTTGATAGCTTTGGTATACAAGTTTCTGGTAATATATATGCCCCCCGTTATCGAGCCTTACACCATATTGATGAAGGATACGGGGTAGACCGCTCTTATAAAGATTATTTCTCATTGCCTAAAAAAAACATGTCCCCCTATGTTTCTTCGGTCTATCTTTCGGTAG
- the rsgA gene encoding ribosome small subunit-dependent GTPase A: MLNNYSPEAWGWKGVFYPLWQSACREDARNYIPGRIIGTEFHQYDVVIPHYIDEHTSSAASSLAGIHEHVRVSGSFIYRTLDSAGYPVTGDWVLLDPEEDALRIHRILDRQTCLSRGAAGEKTEEQVLVANIDTLLLVFALDGGRNFLRTFLERALVVARSADCGVCIVLNKADLADEAARENALSIAVSTAPASPVVLVSAKTCEGIETLKQFFSPGETLGVLGKSGVGKSALIRALGASPVWQTENMVPDEQLKFAVEPQEGEVREQDRKGRHTTTSSRLYRLDSGLLMIDSPGIRELKLWGDQDDLNTSFRDIAELALQCHFSDCTHSSEPGCAVQGALAEGTLDEGRYRSYLQLQREQAWLDRRLDDQAQRAEKARWKQIAKFQKTLQKNRR; encoded by the coding sequence TTGTTAAACAATTATAGCCCTGAAGCCTGGGGGTGGAAGGGTGTATTTTATCCGCTCTGGCAATCCGCCTGTCGGGAGGACGCCAGAAACTACATTCCTGGGCGCATCATCGGCACAGAGTTTCATCAATATGATGTGGTAATCCCTCATTATATTGATGAACATACAAGCTCCGCGGCGAGTTCCCTGGCTGGAATTCACGAACATGTGCGGGTCAGCGGCAGCTTTATCTACCGCACCCTCGATTCCGCAGGCTACCCCGTGACGGGGGACTGGGTGCTCCTGGACCCAGAAGAAGACGCTCTGCGAATTCATCGCATCCTCGATCGGCAGACCTGCCTGAGCCGGGGTGCGGCGGGAGAAAAAACCGAAGAGCAGGTGCTGGTCGCCAATATCGACACCCTACTGCTCGTTTTCGCCCTGGATGGGGGTAGAAATTTCCTCCGTACCTTTTTGGAACGGGCCCTGGTGGTGGCCAGAAGCGCTGACTGCGGGGTTTGTATCGTGCTGAACAAGGCCGATCTGGCTGATGAAGCGGCCCGTGAAAATGCCCTGAGTATCGCCGTTTCCACAGCCCCGGCTAGCCCGGTGGTTCTGGTCAGCGCAAAGACCTGCGAAGGAATCGAAACCCTGAAGCAGTTTTTTAGTCCCGGTGAAACCCTGGGGGTGCTCGGAAAAAGCGGGGTTGGAAAGTCCGCCCTTATACGGGCTTTGGGTGCTTCTCCTGTATGGCAAACAGAGAACATGGTTCCGGATGAACAATTAAAGTTCGCTGTAGAGCCACAGGAAGGGGAAGTCCGGGAGCAGGACCGAAAGGGGCGGCACACAACCACATCGAGCCGCTTGTATCGGCTCGATTCGGGCCTCCTCATGATTGACAGCCCCGGCATTCGGGAACTCAAGCTTTGGGGAGACCAGGATGATCTGAATACAAGTTTTAGAGATATTGCGGAGTTGGCTCTTCAATGCCACTTCTCTGACTGCACCCATTCCAGTGAGCCAGGCTGTGCGGTCCAGGGGGCCCTCGCAGAGGGCACCCTGGATGAAGGCCGTTACCGGTCCTATCTGCAATTACAGCGGGAGCAAGCCTGGCTCGACCGTCGCCTGGACGACCAGGCCCAGCGGGCAGAAAAGGCCCGCTGGAAACAAATCGCAAAATTTCAAAAGACCCTGCAGAAAAACAGGAGGTGA